Proteins encoded within one genomic window of Gossypium hirsutum isolate 1008001.06 unplaced genomic scaffold, Gossypium_hirsutum_v2.1 scaffold_252, whole genome shotgun sequence:
- the LOC121226522 gene encoding uncharacterized protein isoform X1 — protein MSFTQFAMVEELAFLVKDNLPCKHLVLSMEEAFMNFLQDDTSSDGILELEPMNSYNRLLLHRLADIFGFAHESIGEGDDRHLILQRCPETSIPSILVSDILWQCDEPQSLTASRHILTREGTKPVMEKNLPSFELSLEEREAAYLAARERIFAMDVGEVREPVKHKPRTVPIVARRMIAHALGQRINLCNLDDSARDLKDRGKTDEPSVHDTDKVDNNSRTETHQDAVLEQRKPVDACSKANSNTSKHNTSVVCERNVSDEQTEKRPTNASIPGRSRNRVNKEYSKEEHLGAAKRMFANALGLRSATDSRSSERKTTQ, from the exons ATGAGCTTTACGCAGTTCGCAATG GTGGAGGAACTGGCGTTTCTAGTTAAGGACAATCTTCCTTGCAAGCATCTAGTTCTGTCAATGGAGGAGGCTTTTATGAATTTCCTTCAGGATGATACAAG CTCAGATGGGATCCTAGAGTTGGAACCTATGAATTCATACAATCGGCTTCTCCTGCATCGTCTTGCAGATATATTTGG ATTTGCTCATGAATCAATTGGTGAAGGAGACGATCGGCATTTGATTTTGCAACGATGCCCAGAGACATCAAT ACCTTCCATTCTTGTTAGTGATATACTATGGCAGTGTGATGAGCCTCAGTCTCTCACAGCATCTCGCCATATATTAACAAGAGAAGGAACTAAACCAG TAATGGAGAAAAACTTGCCTTCGTTTGAGCTTAGTCTTGAGGAAAGAGAAGCAGCTTACTTAGCTGCTCGAGAACGGATTTTTGCAATGGATGTTGGAGAGGTTCGAGAACCTGTTAAGCATAAGCCACGAACTGTTCCTATTGTAGCTCGTCGAATGATTGCACATGCTTTAGGCCAAAGAATTAACTTATGTAATCTAGACGATAGTGCCCGGGATTTGAAAGACCGGGGTAAAACTGATGAACCAAGTGTTCATGATACagataaagttgataataattcgAGAACAGAAACTCATCAGGATGCTGTTCTTGAACAGAGGAAACCGGTGGATGCATGTAGTAAAGCAAATAGCAACACAAGTAAACATAATACTTCGGTAGTTTGTGAGAGGAATGTTTCTGATGAACAAACCGAAAAGCGACCAACCAATGCTAGTATACCAGGTAGAAGTCGAAATAGAGTTAACAAAGAGTACTCTAAAGAAGAACATCTAGGAGCTGCAAAGCGAATGTTTGCTAATGCTTTAGGTTTGCGCTCGGCTACGGATTCGAGAAGTAGTGAAAGGAAGACAACACAGTAG
- the LOC121226522 gene encoding uncharacterized protein isoform X2: MIQVLDCSSDGILELEPMNSYNRLLLHRLADIFGFAHESIGEGDDRHLILQRCPETSIPSILVSDILWQCDEPQSLTASRHILTREGTKPVMEKNLPSFELSLEEREAAYLAARERIFAMDVGEVREPVKHKPRTVPIVARRMIAHALGQRINLCNLDDSARDLKDRGKTDEPSVHDTDKVDNNSRTETHQDAVLEQRKPVDACSKANSNTSKHNTSVVCERNVSDEQTEKRPTNASIPGRSRNRVNKEYSKEEHLGAAKRMFANALGLRSATDSRSSERKTTQ; the protein is encoded by the exons ATGATACAAG TGTTGGATTGCAGCTCAGATGGGATCCTAGAGTTGGAACCTATGAATTCATACAATCGGCTTCTCCTGCATCGTCTTGCAGATATATTTGG ATTTGCTCATGAATCAATTGGTGAAGGAGACGATCGGCATTTGATTTTGCAACGATGCCCAGAGACATCAAT ACCTTCCATTCTTGTTAGTGATATACTATGGCAGTGTGATGAGCCTCAGTCTCTCACAGCATCTCGCCATATATTAACAAGAGAAGGAACTAAACCAG TAATGGAGAAAAACTTGCCTTCGTTTGAGCTTAGTCTTGAGGAAAGAGAAGCAGCTTACTTAGCTGCTCGAGAACGGATTTTTGCAATGGATGTTGGAGAGGTTCGAGAACCTGTTAAGCATAAGCCACGAACTGTTCCTATTGTAGCTCGTCGAATGATTGCACATGCTTTAGGCCAAAGAATTAACTTATGTAATCTAGACGATAGTGCCCGGGATTTGAAAGACCGGGGTAAAACTGATGAACCAAGTGTTCATGATACagataaagttgataataattcgAGAACAGAAACTCATCAGGATGCTGTTCTTGAACAGAGGAAACCGGTGGATGCATGTAGTAAAGCAAATAGCAACACAAGTAAACATAATACTTCGGTAGTTTGTGAGAGGAATGTTTCTGATGAACAAACCGAAAAGCGACCAACCAATGCTAGTATACCAGGTAGAAGTCGAAATAGAGTTAACAAAGAGTACTCTAAAGAAGAACATCTAGGAGCTGCAAAGCGAATGTTTGCTAATGCTTTAGGTTTGCGCTCGGCTACGGATTCGAGAAGTAGTGAAAGGAAGACAACACAGTAG
- the LOC121226522 gene encoding uncharacterized protein isoform X3, translating to MIQDGILELEPMNSYNRLLLHRLADIFGFAHESIGEGDDRHLILQRCPETSIPSILVSDILWQCDEPQSLTASRHILTREGTKPVMEKNLPSFELSLEEREAAYLAARERIFAMDVGEVREPVKHKPRTVPIVARRMIAHALGQRINLCNLDDSARDLKDRGKTDEPSVHDTDKVDNNSRTETHQDAVLEQRKPVDACSKANSNTSKHNTSVVCERNVSDEQTEKRPTNASIPGRSRNRVNKEYSKEEHLGAAKRMFANALGLRSATDSRSSERKTTQ from the exons ATGATACAAG ATGGGATCCTAGAGTTGGAACCTATGAATTCATACAATCGGCTTCTCCTGCATCGTCTTGCAGATATATTTGG ATTTGCTCATGAATCAATTGGTGAAGGAGACGATCGGCATTTGATTTTGCAACGATGCCCAGAGACATCAAT ACCTTCCATTCTTGTTAGTGATATACTATGGCAGTGTGATGAGCCTCAGTCTCTCACAGCATCTCGCCATATATTAACAAGAGAAGGAACTAAACCAG TAATGGAGAAAAACTTGCCTTCGTTTGAGCTTAGTCTTGAGGAAAGAGAAGCAGCTTACTTAGCTGCTCGAGAACGGATTTTTGCAATGGATGTTGGAGAGGTTCGAGAACCTGTTAAGCATAAGCCACGAACTGTTCCTATTGTAGCTCGTCGAATGATTGCACATGCTTTAGGCCAAAGAATTAACTTATGTAATCTAGACGATAGTGCCCGGGATTTGAAAGACCGGGGTAAAACTGATGAACCAAGTGTTCATGATACagataaagttgataataattcgAGAACAGAAACTCATCAGGATGCTGTTCTTGAACAGAGGAAACCGGTGGATGCATGTAGTAAAGCAAATAGCAACACAAGTAAACATAATACTTCGGTAGTTTGTGAGAGGAATGTTTCTGATGAACAAACCGAAAAGCGACCAACCAATGCTAGTATACCAGGTAGAAGTCGAAATAGAGTTAACAAAGAGTACTCTAAAGAAGAACATCTAGGAGCTGCAAAGCGAATGTTTGCTAATGCTTTAGGTTTGCGCTCGGCTACGGATTCGAGAAGTAGTGAAAGGAAGACAACACAGTAG